A genome region from Tautonia marina includes the following:
- a CDS encoding DUF1501 domain-containing protein, with translation MIRVLGGPKRLCDGMTRRDLMHVGALGLLGLGAGAGLSARPAVASESVSRLPGFGRAKSCILLYLYGAPSQIETFDPKPDAPYEVRGDLGMIPSNVPGLDIGEGFPRMAKVMDRVTVLRSVTHPYPIHGVAFATTAIPRIELPMELNPRDAAHWPYIGSAVDAMDRLQAPEGFVPPVPRNIALPWAFSTQRTGEVARAGPYGGFLGPSYDPVWTEFQGTGTVSARKTLAGKTWEGPELYRGITPDSRFRLAEVTGRPPELTLDRLDRRRSLLQQIEQARPGLDAMIDRVGNVDDQRSMAFGMMQSGKLARAFDLSEESEATRDLYGMTLFGQASLTARRLVEAGGRFVSVFWDEYGLAGYGWDTHWDHYPRMKDELMPGLDQTLSGLLLDLDQRGLLDETLVVVLSEHGRTPRISNIAGGGGRDHWSRCYSLLMAGGGIAQGQVVGKSDRIASDPVDRPISPKDVLATIVHLLGIDPSSEWHDRQGRPLPLVPEASVISEALA, from the coding sequence ATGATCCGAGTCCTCGGTGGCCCGAAGCGGCTCTGCGACGGCATGACACGCCGCGACCTGATGCACGTCGGGGCGCTCGGTCTGCTCGGACTCGGCGCGGGGGCCGGTCTTTCAGCTCGACCGGCGGTCGCCTCGGAGTCGGTCTCCCGGCTTCCGGGATTTGGTCGGGCGAAGTCGTGCATCCTGCTCTATCTGTACGGCGCTCCCAGTCAGATTGAGACGTTCGACCCGAAGCCCGACGCCCCGTACGAGGTGCGCGGCGACCTGGGGATGATCCCGAGCAACGTGCCGGGGCTCGACATCGGCGAAGGGTTCCCCCGGATGGCGAAGGTGATGGACCGCGTGACCGTCTTGCGGTCGGTCACGCATCCGTACCCGATCCACGGCGTTGCCTTCGCCACCACGGCGATCCCCCGGATCGAGCTTCCGATGGAGCTGAATCCGAGAGACGCCGCCCACTGGCCCTACATCGGCTCGGCCGTCGATGCGATGGACCGGCTCCAGGCGCCGGAAGGGTTTGTGCCCCCCGTGCCGCGAAACATTGCGCTTCCCTGGGCCTTTAGCACCCAGCGCACGGGAGAGGTGGCCCGAGCCGGCCCGTACGGCGGGTTCCTCGGCCCGTCGTACGACCCGGTCTGGACCGAGTTTCAAGGTACGGGAACCGTCTCGGCCCGCAAGACCCTCGCCGGCAAGACCTGGGAAGGACCCGAGCTGTACCGCGGCATCACGCCCGACAGTCGGTTCCGCCTGGCCGAGGTGACCGGCCGCCCCCCCGAACTGACGCTCGACCGCCTCGACCGCCGCCGATCGTTGCTCCAGCAGATCGAGCAGGCTCGGCCCGGCCTGGACGCGATGATCGACCGCGTTGGCAATGTCGATGACCAGCGGTCGATGGCCTTCGGCATGATGCAATCCGGCAAGCTCGCGAGGGCGTTCGACCTGTCGGAGGAGTCGGAGGCGACCCGGGACCTCTACGGCATGACCCTGTTCGGCCAGGCCAGCCTGACCGCCCGCCGCCTGGTCGAGGCCGGGGGCCGGTTCGTCTCGGTCTTCTGGGACGAGTACGGCCTGGCCGGCTACGGCTGGGATACCCACTGGGATCACTACCCCCGGATGAAGGACGAGCTGATGCCGGGGCTCGATCAGACCCTCTCCGGCCTCTTGCTCGACCTCGATCAGCGCGGGTTGCTCGATGAGACGCTCGTCGTCGTTCTGAGCGAGCACGGCCGAACCCCCCGGATCAGCAACATCGCGGGCGGAGGAGGCCGCGACCACTGGTCGCGCTGCTACTCCCTCTTGATGGCCGGCGGCGGGATTGCCCAGGGACAGGTCGTCGGCAAGTCCGACCGGATCGCGTCCGACCCGGTCGATCGACCCATCTCTCCCAAGGACGTTCTGGCGACGATCGTGCATCTGCTGGGGATCGACCCGAGCAGCGAGTGGCACGACCGCCAGGGGCGTCCCCTTCCGCTTGTGCCCGAGGCTTCGGTGATTTCCGAGGCCCTTGCCTGA
- a CDS encoding TolB family protein, whose amino-acid sequence MAKLGVLVASAAMVGAEGTIERLTEDGRDVIRPIWSPDGTELAFGRADQGGSAIWQYVMPAQPPGPPRRVTERTDPEYQGVFAPDGRRMLLTIVPRSGTQGNCDLAVLDRDTEELTVVVDDRGGRLSHQEWPTWAPDGERFAFSSTHEGNQEIYTGAADGSDLVRLTQSPGIDAHPAWSPRGDRIVFATDRWGNLELASTRPDGTDLTRLTDSPGLDDYPSVSPDGRLVAFVSNRDRRFAIYVLDLNHLDAPAVAISGDSGRATMPTWTPDGRGVTFVSDRDGGMDVYTVDVSAMVEARGD is encoded by the coding sequence ATGGCAAAGCTCGGCGTCCTGGTCGCCTCGGCCGCGATGGTCGGGGCCGAGGGGACGATTGAGCGACTCACCGAAGATGGTCGTGATGTGATCCGCCCGATCTGGTCGCCGGATGGGACGGAGCTGGCCTTTGGCCGGGCCGATCAAGGCGGATCGGCCATCTGGCAGTACGTAATGCCCGCGCAGCCTCCGGGGCCGCCGCGCCGGGTGACCGAACGGACCGACCCGGAATATCAAGGGGTGTTTGCCCCCGACGGCCGCCGGATGCTTCTGACAATCGTTCCGCGATCGGGGACGCAGGGGAATTGCGATCTGGCGGTGCTGGATCGGGACACCGAGGAACTGACCGTGGTGGTCGATGACCGGGGCGGTCGGCTTTCTCATCAGGAGTGGCCGACGTGGGCTCCCGACGGCGAGCGCTTCGCGTTCAGCTCGACCCACGAGGGAAATCAGGAGATTTACACGGGAGCCGCGGATGGGTCGGACCTCGTCCGACTGACGCAGAGCCCGGGGATCGACGCGCACCCGGCCTGGTCGCCTCGGGGCGATCGGATCGTGTTTGCCACCGACCGATGGGGAAACCTGGAGCTGGCGAGCACTCGGCCCGACGGCACCGACCTGACTCGCCTGACGGATTCCCCCGGGCTCGACGATTATCCGAGCGTTTCACCCGACGGTCGTCTCGTTGCGTTTGTCTCGAACCGCGATCGCCGGTTTGCCATTTACGTGCTCGACCTCAACCACCTCGATGCCCCCGCCGTCGCCATTTCTGGAGACTCGGGCCGAGCGACGATGCCGACCTGGACCCCGGATGGCCGAGGGGTGACGTTCGTCTCCGATCGGGACGGCGGGATGGATGTTTATACCGTGGACGTCTCGGCGATGGTCGAGGCACGAGGAGATTGA
- a CDS encoding DUF1501 domain-containing protein: MPMEPHGHSHDHAFRHLNATDREGLMLVTRRNMLKAGMAGIAGLTLPELLRQRAAASDAGRPIAGRKAVILLWMAGGPSQIDTWDPKPDRPYENRGPFGVIQTALPGVHICEHLPKQAAMLDKFTILRSVDAAHSNHEPNKVFQTGNLEAAPRINPRGDSYPAIGSVVAKHRGANHPGMPPYVAFQTSRTHIAYAGVLGKEYDPFIANQAARLPIYTNVGVDTGKMTNAELFNLPSGLTEQRIRGRRSLLEQFDDTRRAIESSPSVDAMDDYGRQAIELIAGRRARDAFDLEQEPQEIRDRYGKHLWCQQALLARRLVESGVSFVTLDLSYHRASGTWDTHGDNIPPYGGISKGLGPLLPLFDHLITTLVDDLERLGLLDDVLVIAQGEFGRTPQLGTQGSTDGRNHWTGVMSMCMAGGGLNHGQVIGSSMPDGGHIKDRPVTPGDLAATIYKHMGVPLDAHYLEKDGRPRAIVDRGEPIAELF; the protein is encoded by the coding sequence ATGCCGATGGAGCCGCACGGCCACAGCCACGACCACGCCTTTCGCCACCTGAACGCGACCGATCGGGAAGGCCTGATGCTCGTGACCCGCCGCAACATGCTCAAGGCGGGCATGGCCGGGATCGCGGGTCTGACGCTTCCGGAGTTGCTTCGCCAGCGGGCCGCCGCGTCGGACGCCGGCCGGCCGATCGCCGGTCGCAAGGCGGTCATTCTGCTCTGGATGGCCGGTGGCCCGAGCCAGATCGACACCTGGGACCCGAAGCCCGATCGCCCTTATGAGAACCGCGGCCCCTTCGGTGTGATTCAGACGGCCCTGCCCGGCGTTCACATCTGCGAGCACCTGCCGAAGCAGGCGGCCATGCTCGACAAGTTCACCATCCTGCGATCGGTCGATGCGGCGCACAGTAACCACGAGCCGAACAAGGTTTTTCAGACCGGCAACCTTGAAGCCGCCCCTCGGATCAACCCGAGGGGAGACTCGTACCCGGCGATCGGCTCGGTCGTGGCCAAGCACCGCGGCGCGAACCATCCGGGGATGCCGCCGTACGTCGCCTTCCAGACCTCTCGGACGCACATTGCCTATGCCGGGGTTCTGGGCAAGGAATACGACCCGTTCATCGCCAACCAGGCCGCTCGGCTGCCGATCTACACCAACGTCGGCGTCGATACCGGCAAGATGACCAACGCCGAGCTGTTCAACCTGCCCAGCGGCCTGACCGAACAACGGATTCGAGGACGTCGATCGCTGCTCGAACAGTTCGACGACACCCGACGGGCGATCGAATCGTCTCCCTCGGTGGATGCGATGGACGACTACGGCCGCCAGGCGATCGAGCTGATCGCTGGACGGCGCGCCCGAGATGCCTTCGACCTGGAGCAGGAACCGCAAGAGATCCGCGATCGCTATGGCAAGCACCTCTGGTGCCAGCAGGCGCTGCTCGCCCGTCGCTTGGTCGAGTCGGGCGTCTCGTTCGTGACGCTTGATCTGAGCTACCATCGGGCCTCGGGGACGTGGGACACCCACGGCGACAACATCCCGCCGTATGGCGGCATCAGCAAGGGGCTTGGGCCGTTGCTGCCGCTGTTCGACCACCTGATTACGACCCTCGTCGATGACCTGGAACGGCTCGGCCTGCTCGACGACGTGCTGGTGATCGCCCAGGGCGAGTTCGGCCGGACGCCCCAGCTTGGCACTCAGGGCAGCACCGACGGCCGGAACCACTGGACCGGCGTGATGTCGATGTGCATGGCCGGCGGTGGCCTGAACCACGGCCAGGTGATCGGCTCGTCGATGCCCGACGGCGGGCACATCAAGGACCGCCCCGTCACTCCGGGCGACCTTGCCGCGACGATCTACAAGCACATGGGCGTGCCTCTCGACGCCCACTACCTCGAAAAGGATGGCCGCCCGAGGGCGATCGTCGATCGAGGGGAGCCCATCGCTGAACTGTTCTGA